The following are from one region of the Acidobacteriota bacterium genome:
- a CDS encoding sigma-54 dependent transcriptional regulator: MKSRGLVLIVDDDASLHLESYLSSTPYEIRRAFDCESALRHLMDWVGQEKEAPCLALVDIVLPITATDRRTDPRGGLKLMPELKRIAPQVQLIPITGKGWGSESTDQKDILDEARQIGIRDYISKPITRNEVLAVVEKAFGLRQGRSTVQSDIKRYPVDFGDGDRRYIVSVDKTMQDQVIGRIVMEASNDRPVIILGETGTGKELVARAVHGASRRTRFLSVNCAAIPESLIESELFGYERGAFSGAVRRKKGKFELAHGGTLFLDEVGDLSLTAQAKLLRVLQEQQLERVGGTETLQVDVRIVAATNQDLEEKIDSGKFRADLYYRLEGLVIEIPPLRQRRDDIELIARYHLEALNERHGCQKNFDDQALVALVEYNWPGNVRELQNVVNHLYYASRGSTFLVTTDLPKRLRARRCRVTQTLDQLAAEVLQDSRLSLDVLSMLLAERVYRKAGKDHRRASQALEISANTLYKYKRSLEEITTALIDTNFDEKAAARRLPDFGSATFLRKRVRSLLYGKTKQDIQAEGKRAGYPTEWTSYMTNAIASQITGESPQ, encoded by the coding sequence ATGAAGAGTCGCGGCCTCGTGTTGATCGTCGATGACGACGCGTCCCTCCACCTCGAGAGCTATCTTTCTTCGACTCCCTACGAGATCCGGAGAGCCTTCGACTGCGAGTCGGCCTTGAGGCACTTGATGGACTGGGTCGGGCAAGAGAAGGAGGCGCCCTGCCTGGCTTTGGTGGACATCGTGCTACCAATCACCGCAACGGACCGCAGGACGGACCCCCGGGGCGGGCTCAAGCTGATGCCGGAGCTCAAGCGCATCGCCCCACAAGTTCAGCTCATCCCTATTACCGGCAAGGGTTGGGGTAGCGAGAGCACAGACCAAAAGGACATTCTCGACGAGGCTCGCCAGATCGGAATTCGGGACTACATCTCCAAGCCGATCACCCGAAACGAGGTCCTGGCGGTCGTGGAGAAGGCTTTCGGCCTGCGTCAAGGTCGGAGCACCGTCCAGAGCGACATCAAGCGCTATCCGGTGGACTTCGGCGATGGCGATCGGCGATACATCGTGAGTGTCGACAAGACCATGCAGGACCAGGTGATCGGCCGCATCGTGATGGAAGCATCGAACGACCGCCCGGTGATCATCCTCGGCGAGACCGGCACCGGCAAAGAGCTGGTGGCGCGAGCGGTTCACGGCGCCTCGCGGCGAACCCGGTTCCTCTCGGTCAACTGCGCCGCAATCCCGGAGTCTCTGATCGAAAGCGAGCTCTTCGGCTACGAACGGGGCGCCTTCTCGGGCGCCGTTCGCCGCAAGAAAGGCAAGTTCGAGCTTGCCCACGGCGGCACGCTTTTCCTCGATGAGGTCGGCGACCTCAGCCTCACGGCGCAAGCCAAGCTCTTGCGCGTCCTCCAGGAGCAGCAACTCGAGCGAGTCGGGGGGACGGAGACCCTGCAGGTGGACGTCCGCATTGTTGCCGCAACCAACCAGGATCTCGAAGAGAAGATCGACAGCGGAAAATTTCGCGCCGACCTCTACTACCGCCTCGAAGGGCTCGTCATCGAGATCCCGCCCCTGCGCCAACGGCGCGACGACATTGAGCTGATTGCCCGATACCACCTCGAAGCCCTCAACGAGAGGCACGGCTGCCAGAAGAACTTCGACGACCAAGCCCTGGTAGCACTCGTCGAATACAACTGGCCCGGGAATGTCCGCGAGCTTCAAAACGTCGTCAACCATCTCTACTACGCCTCCCGCGGCAGCACCTTCCTGGTCACAACGGACCTGCCCAAGCGGTTGCGTGCTCGTCGCTGCCGAGTGACCCAAACGCTCGACCAGCTTGCGGCCGAGGTCTTACAGGACTCTCGCCTGTCGCTCGACGTTCTATCGATGCTGCTCGCTGAGAGGGTCTATCGCAAGGCAGGCAAGGATCATCGCAGAGCCAGTCAAGCCCTCGAGATCTCAGCCAATACTCTCTACAAATACAAACGATCTCTCGAAGAGATCACGACAGCTCTGATCGACACCAATTTCGACGAGAAAGCCGCTGCGCGCCGCCTGCCCGACTTTGGCTCCGCCACCTTTCTTCGCAAGCGGGTGCGATCACTCCTCTATGGGAAGACCAAACAAGATATTCAGGCGGAGGGAAAGCGGGCAGGCTACCCCACCGAATGGACTTCCTACATGACGAACGCCATTGCATCGCAGATCACCGGAGAAAGCCCTCAGTAG
- a CDS encoding ABC transporter ATP-binding protein, whose protein sequence is MLPAVTPKVQVESLVKTYREVNAEPVVAVAEASFQVAEAEFFVLLGPSGCGKSTILRMVSGLELPSAGQVLVDGRAVDGPGRDRGLVFQAYTSFPWLTVEENVGFGLELRGVKVEEQQRVVAHFLEVTGLAEFRHAYPKELSGGMKQRVAIARTMANSPDILLMDEPFGALDVETRWQMQELLLEVWRETRTTVLFVTHDIEEAIFLGDRIYISTARPSRCCDVVDVPFGRPRPSAIKTSVPFRQLEGKIHGLFRNQALEEWKGQDS, encoded by the coding sequence GTGCTGCCCGCAGTGACGCCGAAAGTGCAGGTCGAGAGCCTGGTCAAAACCTATCGCGAGGTCAACGCCGAGCCGGTTGTCGCGGTCGCCGAGGCTAGCTTTCAAGTTGCGGAGGCTGAGTTCTTTGTGCTGCTCGGCCCTTCGGGATGCGGCAAGAGCACCATTCTGCGGATGGTCTCTGGGCTGGAGCTCCCCTCGGCTGGCCAAGTGTTGGTCGATGGCCGGGCGGTGGATGGTCCCGGAAGAGACCGTGGCCTAGTCTTTCAAGCATATACCTCGTTCCCCTGGCTGACAGTCGAGGAGAATGTCGGTTTCGGCCTCGAGCTGCGTGGCGTGAAGGTCGAAGAGCAGCAGAGGGTCGTGGCTCATTTTCTCGAGGTGACGGGGCTTGCGGAATTCCGCCATGCCTACCCGAAAGAACTTTCCGGTGGAATGAAACAGCGGGTTGCGATCGCCCGGACGATGGCGAATTCACCGGACATTCTTCTGATGGATGAGCCCTTCGGTGCCCTCGACGTGGAGACCCGTTGGCAGATGCAAGAGCTTCTGCTTGAGGTCTGGCGGGAAACCAGGACCACGGTTCTTTTTGTGACCCATGACATCGAAGAGGCGATCTTTCTGGGCGATCGAATCTATATCTCGACGGCTCGCCCGAGTCGCTGCTGTGACGTGGTCGATGTTCCTTTTGGTCGCCCTCGTCCCTCGGCCATCAAGACTTCGGTGCCATTCCGTCAGCTCGAGGGAAAGATCCACGGACTTTTTCGAAATCAAGCGCTGGAAGAGTGGAAAGGACAGGACTCATGA
- a CDS encoding ABC transporter permease yields the protein MPKLWSILLGAGAFLGALMLWCFLTYGGIVKPLFLPTPTAVVADLVQLFTAEDFAYDILMSVFRVLAGFGLAALLATPLGILMGTFRPLEAIVSPFCAFVRYMPAAAFIPLIILWLGIGHGQKISVIFLGVFFYMLILIAGEADQVKKDLIETAYTLGASRWQILRRVIAPAALPGVLKSLRAMVGAAWTYLIVAELVAAQTGIGFRISEAQRFLRTDRVIAGIVVIGAIGVLTDLLFKVVSAWLTSWEE from the coding sequence TTGCCGAAACTCTGGTCGATTCTCCTGGGCGCCGGCGCGTTTCTCGGGGCCCTCATGCTGTGGTGTTTCCTAACCTACGGGGGAATCGTCAAACCGCTCTTCTTGCCGACGCCAACGGCGGTGGTCGCCGATCTCGTTCAGCTCTTTACGGCCGAGGACTTCGCCTACGACATCCTGATGAGTGTCTTCCGGGTTCTGGCCGGCTTCGGACTGGCAGCTCTGCTCGCGACCCCTCTGGGGATCCTGATGGGGACTTTTCGGCCGCTCGAGGCCATCGTGAGTCCGTTCTGTGCATTCGTGCGCTACATGCCTGCAGCGGCTTTCATCCCGTTGATCATACTTTGGCTGGGGATCGGTCATGGGCAGAAGATTTCGGTGATTTTTCTCGGAGTGTTTTTCTACATGCTGATCTTGATTGCCGGGGAGGCGGATCAAGTAAAGAAAGATCTGATCGAAACCGCTTACACGTTAGGGGCCTCCAGGTGGCAGATTCTTCGTCGCGTGATTGCTCCGGCCGCGCTTCCCGGGGTCCTCAAGTCGCTTCGGGCCATGGTGGGAGCGGCGTGGACTTATCTGATCGTCGCAGAGTTGGTGGCCGCTCAAACTGGGATTGGTTTTCGCATCAGCGAAGCACAGCGCTTCTTGAGGACCGATCGAGTCATCGCCGGGATCGTGGTCATCGGTGCAATCGGAGTGCTGACCGATCTCCTCTTCAAGGTTGTCTCCGCGTGGTTGACCTCATGGGAGGAGTAG
- a CDS encoding ABC transporter substrate-binding protein produces MRIHERTWVSLLSWVALLVLFNACGDTGRPLKVGLVTWVGSGPFYLAEERDFFDGLEVELEVLDDAAGRRSALASGALDAMLATVDDFANAAAAGVPAVAVLKTDDSLGADGIVAGSEIRSVAELAGKTIAFPQGMPSHFFLLNVAERNGLAISEVKPRFMEAGEAGGAFVAGKVDAAVTWEPWLSQASDREGGHVLATTREYPGLISDILVVRRDVLFERPADLVKLLSGWFRAVELWQQEESASNRSMAAALGLAEDDFAAMVAGIKYADLEENLAYFGVGEGGGSAFDLTFEAAGRAWEVAGLVRDARPSAGFAEVSPLVQLASEEKQ; encoded by the coding sequence ATGAGAATTCATGAAAGGACCTGGGTTTCCCTGCTTTCGTGGGTGGCTCTGTTGGTCTTGTTCAATGCTTGTGGAGACACCGGGCGGCCGCTGAAAGTCGGCTTGGTGACTTGGGTTGGGAGTGGTCCCTTCTATCTGGCCGAGGAGCGAGATTTCTTCGATGGTCTCGAGGTCGAGCTCGAGGTTCTCGATGATGCAGCGGGCAGGCGGTCTGCCTTGGCGAGCGGTGCCCTGGATGCCATGCTGGCAACGGTCGATGATTTTGCCAATGCCGCCGCTGCCGGAGTGCCTGCCGTTGCTGTCCTGAAGACCGACGACTCCTTGGGGGCGGATGGAATCGTTGCCGGCTCAGAGATTCGCAGTGTTGCCGAGCTCGCCGGAAAGACGATTGCCTTTCCGCAGGGTATGCCGTCTCATTTCTTTCTGCTCAACGTCGCTGAGAGGAACGGTCTGGCAATCTCCGAGGTCAAGCCTCGCTTTATGGAGGCGGGTGAGGCCGGGGGAGCTTTTGTGGCGGGAAAGGTAGATGCTGCTGTGACCTGGGAGCCCTGGTTGAGCCAGGCCTCTGATCGGGAGGGCGGCCATGTCCTGGCGACGACCCGTGAGTATCCCGGTTTGATCTCGGACATATTGGTGGTGCGTCGAGACGTTCTTTTCGAGCGCCCGGCGGACCTGGTCAAACTATTGTCTGGCTGGTTCCGTGCCGTGGAGCTGTGGCAGCAGGAGGAGAGCGCCTCCAATCGCTCGATGGCGGCGGCGCTCGGATTGGCCGAGGATGACTTTGCGGCCATGGTCGCCGGGATCAAGTACGCCGATCTCGAGGAGAACCTCGCCTACTTCGGAGTCGGTGAGGGTGGGGGAAGCGCGTTCGACCTTACCTTCGAGGCCGCTGGAAGAGCTTGGGAGGTTGCTGGTCTGGTGAGAGATGCACGGCCGTCGGCCGGGTTTGCCGAGGTGTCCCCCTTGGTCCAGCTGGCTTCGGAAGAGAAGCAATGA
- a CDS encoding SAVED domain-containing protein has product MQDYDFRTRALFKSDHPGAEREQALSGLQGDLGSRLFQAFSKGDIGTAFQRCLSRLDSDRNVGLRVRIAWSPNKSSLNAIAAAPWELIRRPQSGDFLSRRSRFPVSRFLQGMTPITQLKVNGPLKILIVTSQPTDISPVDAKQEELDIHRAFRKRHDVEVTSESPILERVRDRIADDGINVLHFIGHGNFDPSTSEGTVVFTNKKGLATRWAGDMFAEYVTDLPSLRMVVLSSCYGAALPRLNGQDPFLTIAPSLLQRAEIPAVVAMQFPLSNLAATTFARRFYQRIAVGTPVDVAACEGRLAIHALRSTPSRLEWPLPVVFMRVEDGHILQPSGATDSEARTNATVTNEDSALDSRQEVGRGLRSSPPRSAAIKVGIRLSSNAVEFPPQSRFDHIFEFDEPSPKRGDAAPPLGNLTAIAQQAEVCLAPLAINQRPIALEIQAPWSVAFSAGWALRAKSAVDLRVHSQRPDGTKVWFALDTPPPEGSLWELDSRTLERGVPDVALVASVSENVSENVEYFLETTGAPSVGRLIYANCHPVPGPEALRSGAHARRLAQQLAQVIRQRTPAETHGWLHLFVAAPAAFSLFLGQLAPSFGPLRLYRQRRIPGRAEFDFEAHVDLRP; this is encoded by the coding sequence ATGCAGGATTATGACTTTCGCACCCGCGCCCTATTCAAGAGCGACCACCCAGGGGCGGAGCGTGAGCAGGCCCTAAGTGGGCTTCAAGGAGATCTCGGCAGCCGCCTCTTTCAGGCTTTCTCAAAAGGAGATATCGGCACTGCTTTTCAGCGCTGCCTAAGTCGATTGGACAGTGATCGCAATGTCGGACTGAGGGTGCGGATCGCGTGGTCACCCAACAAAAGCAGTCTCAACGCAATCGCGGCAGCCCCCTGGGAGCTGATCCGCCGACCGCAAAGCGGCGACTTTCTTTCGCGCCGCAGCCGATTCCCGGTCTCACGCTTTCTTCAGGGCATGACGCCAATCACGCAATTGAAGGTGAATGGCCCCTTGAAGATCTTGATCGTCACCTCACAGCCGACTGACATTTCGCCAGTCGACGCCAAGCAGGAGGAGCTCGACATTCACCGGGCGTTCCGCAAGCGCCACGATGTCGAAGTGACCTCGGAATCACCGATTCTCGAACGGGTCCGGGACCGAATAGCTGACGACGGCATCAATGTCCTGCACTTCATCGGCCACGGCAACTTCGATCCATCGACGTCCGAAGGCACAGTCGTCTTCACCAATAAGAAAGGCCTCGCGACCCGCTGGGCGGGAGACATGTTCGCGGAATACGTGACGGATCTTCCGAGCCTGCGCATGGTGGTGCTGTCGAGCTGCTACGGAGCCGCCCTGCCTCGACTCAACGGCCAAGACCCCTTCCTGACCATCGCCCCCAGCCTTCTTCAGAGAGCTGAGATACCTGCGGTAGTTGCCATGCAGTTTCCGCTGTCGAATCTCGCGGCGACAACCTTCGCCCGGCGCTTCTATCAGCGCATCGCCGTCGGTACGCCGGTTGACGTCGCGGCCTGCGAGGGCCGCCTTGCCATCCACGCCCTTCGCTCCACACCCTCGCGCCTCGAATGGCCACTGCCGGTGGTGTTCATGCGAGTGGAGGACGGGCACATTCTCCAGCCTTCCGGGGCTACAGACTCGGAAGCCCGAACCAACGCCACCGTGACCAATGAGGATTCAGCTTTAGATTCCCGCCAAGAGGTCGGCCGTGGACTTCGCAGCAGCCCGCCCCGCAGCGCCGCGATCAAGGTAGGAATTCGCCTCTCTTCGAACGCCGTGGAATTCCCTCCACAGAGCCGTTTTGATCACATCTTCGAATTCGACGAGCCTTCCCCGAAGAGGGGCGATGCAGCGCCCCCCCTCGGGAACCTGACCGCCATCGCTCAACAGGCGGAAGTCTGCCTTGCCCCCCTGGCGATCAACCAACGGCCGATCGCCTTAGAGATACAGGCCCCCTGGAGCGTCGCCTTCTCCGCCGGCTGGGCTCTGCGAGCCAAGAGTGCCGTGGACCTGCGTGTCCACTCCCAACGACCCGACGGCACCAAGGTCTGGTTCGCCCTCGATACTCCGCCACCGGAGGGCTCCCTCTGGGAGCTCGACAGCAGGACTCTCGAGCGAGGAGTGCCGGACGTCGCCCTGGTAGCCAGTGTCAGCGAGAATGTCAGCGAAAACGTGGAGTACTTTCTCGAAACGACCGGAGCACCATCCGTAGGGCGCCTGATCTATGCCAACTGCCATCCCGTTCCGGGGCCAGAGGCCCTGCGCAGTGGCGCCCACGCCCGGCGCCTCGCCCAACAGCTCGCCCAAGTTATTCGGCAAAGAACCCCGGCCGAAACCCACGGATGGCTCCATCTCTTCGTCGCTGCGCCGGCGGCCTTCTCCCTATTCCTCGGACAGCTCGCCCCTTCCTTCGGACCGCTACGGCTCTACCGTCAACGGAGAATCCCAGGAAGAGCCGAATTCGACTTCGAAGCCCATGTCGATCTTCGACCGTAG
- a CDS encoding CHAT domain-containing tetratricopeptide repeat protein, with amino-acid sequence MSPQSTGVFELHVEAHFGSGSYWLQVAVTDRPTRRDRALLAALASFDRAVEIAVSPSADSQLRACVLLEEALVLLPASAPPLLRGRFRHRLGLALKDLGELERSAKELEAARQSFMEHSNDWELGPLLNDLGGVYLGRSMASAAEEVLEEGLARSLAVDNPFAVAVAWNNLGVLYASRGELTPAFAAYNQALATWRRQGVTSSEGNILHNLGVYYLSLGRVDDGIASLRAALVLREELNQELAKARTLSALAWGLSLAGNTDEAFEAFGRALEIFQATGARRDQALTLEHRAFSLLRLGRPVEAVRDFRRSMPLSGEDELTRAFLQLGLGVATLALGQPREALEDLQGALDTFDDLGVSHMQVVAHAELGRSFRALGDRQRARREMEAAVAGIEAARQSLFLPSFRQTYFGSHQEIHIELADLLAETALGGGDAGVALESFDTTEEAKARSLLESLEISSREQRVESVPPELARREGVLKARIDTLHRQHLQALQQGAPTQVLARRAKRLWREIEATEEAIRRSTGSLPTVVRPASGRAIQRELGSDTKLLSYLLGEERSWLWLVDATEVRIFELPPRSEIDQLTEKAHRLLPLSYRRGYRTASRQALIELSDAVLGPVARELRQGRVVVVGDGSLHYIPFAVLPVASGDADESRVPLLQRVEVVRLPSASVLVQLRRRSWRAPAPKLMAILADAVFEEDDPRLQFSGQPAGAGPKGLELAVARSARRGPFGRLQGSSLEASQILDLLADDRDVLLADGFEATRGLVLGGDLAKYRILHFATHGLVDGRQPELSGLVFSLRDRRGAPINGLLRPHEIQDLTLPADLVVLSACRTALGREIRGEGLVGLTQGFLTAGASRLVVSLWEVDDDATAELMHYFYEGILRDRLAPAAALRRAQLQLADREGRGSPFYWGAFALVGDWRPLPEPAPDSGL; translated from the coding sequence TTGTCTCCGCAGTCGACCGGCGTCTTCGAGCTGCACGTCGAAGCACACTTCGGTTCTGGCTCCTATTGGCTGCAGGTCGCAGTGACGGACCGGCCGACAAGGCGGGATCGAGCCCTCTTGGCTGCGCTGGCTTCCTTCGATCGGGCGGTCGAGATTGCCGTTTCCCCGTCAGCGGACTCTCAGCTTCGAGCCTGTGTCCTTCTCGAAGAGGCTCTCGTCTTACTTCCCGCTTCCGCTCCGCCCCTGCTCAGGGGTCGGTTCCGCCATCGCCTCGGACTGGCCTTGAAGGATCTGGGCGAGCTCGAACGGTCCGCGAAGGAGCTCGAGGCAGCGCGCCAGTCCTTCATGGAGCACTCCAACGATTGGGAGCTCGGTCCCCTGTTGAACGACCTTGGGGGTGTCTATCTCGGTCGCAGCATGGCGTCGGCTGCTGAAGAGGTTCTGGAGGAAGGTCTCGCGAGATCGCTTGCGGTGGACAATCCCTTTGCAGTGGCGGTCGCTTGGAACAATCTAGGAGTGCTCTATGCCTCGAGGGGCGAGCTGACACCAGCCTTTGCCGCCTACAACCAGGCTCTGGCTACCTGGCGCCGGCAGGGAGTGACCTCTTCTGAGGGCAACATTCTTCACAACTTGGGCGTCTACTACCTCAGCTTGGGCCGTGTCGACGATGGCATCGCCAGTCTGCGGGCAGCCCTCGTGCTACGCGAGGAGTTGAACCAGGAACTGGCCAAGGCTCGCACCCTCAGTGCCCTGGCTTGGGGGCTGAGCTTGGCCGGGAACACGGACGAAGCCTTCGAGGCATTCGGTCGTGCTCTGGAGATCTTCCAGGCGACCGGAGCCCGGCGCGACCAAGCTCTGACATTGGAGCATCGGGCCTTCTCGTTGCTCCGACTCGGGCGCCCCGTGGAGGCCGTGAGGGACTTTCGTCGCTCGATGCCACTGAGTGGCGAGGATGAGCTGACGAGGGCCTTTCTTCAGCTCGGCCTTGGCGTTGCGACGCTGGCCCTTGGCCAGCCACGAGAGGCCCTCGAAGATCTCCAGGGTGCGCTGGACACGTTCGACGATTTGGGTGTCAGTCACATGCAGGTCGTCGCTCATGCGGAGCTCGGTCGGAGTTTCCGGGCTCTTGGCGACCGTCAGCGGGCGCGACGCGAGATGGAAGCCGCCGTCGCCGGCATCGAGGCCGCGCGGCAAAGCCTATTTCTCCCTTCCTTTCGGCAGACGTACTTCGGCAGTCATCAAGAGATTCACATCGAGCTCGCGGACCTGCTGGCCGAGACGGCGCTCGGCGGCGGGGACGCTGGTGTCGCACTCGAGAGCTTCGACACGACCGAGGAGGCGAAGGCCCGTTCCCTTTTGGAGAGCCTCGAAATCTCGAGTCGAGAGCAGCGCGTCGAGTCGGTGCCGCCGGAGCTGGCCCGGCGCGAGGGGGTCTTGAAGGCGCGGATCGACACTCTGCATCGGCAACACCTGCAAGCACTTCAGCAAGGAGCCCCAACCCAGGTCCTGGCACGCCGGGCAAAGCGCCTGTGGCGGGAGATCGAGGCGACGGAGGAAGCGATCCGGCGTTCTACCGGATCCCTGCCGACAGTTGTTCGGCCGGCTTCCGGGCGGGCCATTCAGAGAGAATTGGGGAGCGACACCAAGCTGCTTTCGTATCTCCTCGGTGAGGAACGAAGCTGGCTGTGGTTGGTCGATGCGACGGAAGTACGAATCTTCGAGCTGCCGCCGAGGTCCGAGATCGACCAACTGACAGAGAAGGCCCACCGCCTTCTGCCTCTAAGCTATCGCCGGGGGTATCGAACGGCGTCGAGACAGGCCCTGATAGAGCTGAGCGATGCTGTCTTGGGGCCTGTGGCTCGAGAGTTGAGACAAGGGCGCGTTGTTGTCGTCGGCGACGGCTCATTGCATTACATCCCCTTCGCAGTCTTGCCGGTCGCTTCCGGCGATGCCGATGAGTCGCGAGTTCCTCTATTGCAGCGAGTGGAGGTGGTTCGCCTGCCGTCCGCCTCGGTTTTGGTCCAGCTTCGCCGGCGAAGCTGGCGCGCGCCGGCCCCGAAGCTCATGGCGATTCTGGCAGATGCCGTTTTCGAGGAGGATGACCCGCGCCTGCAGTTTTCGGGTCAGCCTGCCGGGGCAGGGCCGAAGGGCCTCGAGCTGGCGGTGGCTCGCTCTGCGCGACGCGGTCCCTTTGGACGGTTGCAGGGTTCCAGTCTAGAAGCCTCGCAGATTCTCGACCTCTTGGCGGATGATCGAGACGTCTTGCTGGCGGACGGATTCGAGGCCACTCGAGGGTTGGTTCTTGGTGGCGACTTGGCGAAGTACCGGATCCTGCACTTCGCAACCCATGGTCTGGTCGATGGTCGGCAGCCGGAACTTTCGGGGTTGGTCTTTTCGCTCCGCGATCGACGAGGTGCTCCGATCAACGGCCTGTTGCGGCCGCACGAGATTCAAGATCTGACCTTGCCAGCCGATCTGGTGGTCTTGAGCGCTTGTCGTACGGCGCTCGGACGGGAAATCCGGGGTGAAGGTCTGGTGGGTCTCACGCAGGGTTTCCTGACGGCTGGAGCGTCGCGCTTGGTCGTCAGCCTCTGGGAAGTCGACGATGATGCGACGGCAGAGTTGATGCACTACTTCTACGAAGGAATCTTGCGGGATCGCCTGGCGCCGGCTGCCGCCTTGCGGAGGGCACAGCTTCAACTCGCCGATCGGGAAGGTCGGGGCTCCCCCTTTTACTGGGGAGCCTTCGCTCTGGTCGGCGATTGGCGACCTTTGCCCGAACCTGCGCCGGACAGTGGGCTCTGA
- a CDS encoding RNA polymerase sigma factor has protein sequence MTSGEADTEWSRGASFRKGAVRASVEEALRQIQAGSNVEQHFEGLYRRFLPACRHFFVRRGLAQEADDLAQEVMLRVYRGIEGYQFRSSFDTWVAQIMLNVYRNWLRHSHSQKVRVEVQLPEEPSGEGAVIVESADPSAGPLETTIDAERRGRLGAALGALPPRMRQCIFLRYQGYKYREIAEIQGVAIDTVKRQLKLARSRMRPLLGAGVELFGLLCFLVML, from the coding sequence ATGACCTCTGGCGAGGCTGACACCGAGTGGTCTCGAGGGGCGTCTTTCCGCAAAGGAGCGGTGCGGGCTTCGGTGGAAGAAGCGTTGCGCCAGATTCAGGCCGGAAGCAACGTCGAGCAGCACTTCGAAGGCCTCTATCGGAGATTTCTGCCCGCCTGTCGGCACTTCTTCGTTCGTCGTGGGCTGGCTCAGGAGGCGGACGATCTAGCCCAAGAAGTGATGCTGCGGGTCTATAGAGGTATTGAAGGCTATCAATTCCGGTCTTCCTTCGATACGTGGGTCGCTCAAATCATGCTGAATGTGTATCGAAATTGGCTCCGTCACTCGCACTCGCAGAAAGTGCGGGTCGAAGTCCAGCTTCCGGAAGAGCCTTCCGGGGAAGGTGCGGTGATCGTGGAGTCGGCGGATCCATCGGCTGGTCCCTTGGAGACGACGATCGACGCCGAACGCCGAGGGCGCCTTGGCGCTGCGCTCGGCGCCTTGCCTCCAAGAATGCGGCAGTGCATCTTTCTTCGTTATCAGGGGTATAAGTATCGGGAAATCGCTGAGATTCAAGGGGTCGCTATTGATACCGTCAAGCGACAGCTGAAACTGGCGCGGAGCAGAATGAGGCCACTCCTCGGTGCTGGCGTTGAGCTCTTCGGCCTTCTGTGCTTTCTGGTGATGCTCTGA
- the hflX gene encoding GTPase HflX has protein sequence MSFYNRDEASQDLPRRAFLLGLIQQGQPGHLVEEHLDELAELARSAGVEVAGNAIQRRATPHPATFVGRGKAEEAGQAAKELGADLLLFDDDLSPSQVKNLEKIVELQVMDRSGLILEIFSQRARTREARTQVELARLRYVLPRLTRMWKHLSRQGGGVGIRGGEGEKQIEADRRILRNQIGRLEKQLKKIERTRSVQRRGRRGTLSVALAGYTNAGKTTLFNRLTGAGEKAQNLLFATLDARLRKGALAPGRIAVFADTVGFIRKLPHHLVSSFRSTLEEATAADLVLHVIDRSHPIWEDQANVAEDVLAELGVEPERLMRVYNKADRLFAEGASWPAPVDNEGVWVSALSGEGLDVLKEEILKRAELLGQPVPSAWPEPVVAPAEAVVEGLPGGSEEGR, from the coding sequence GTGTCATTCTACAACCGCGACGAAGCATCCCAAGACCTGCCACGGCGAGCCTTCCTTCTGGGGCTCATCCAGCAGGGCCAGCCCGGCCATCTGGTGGAGGAGCATCTCGACGAGCTCGCCGAGCTGGCGCGGAGTGCCGGCGTCGAGGTCGCCGGCAACGCCATCCAGCGCCGCGCCACCCCCCATCCCGCGACCTTCGTGGGTCGCGGCAAGGCCGAAGAGGCGGGGCAGGCGGCGAAGGAGCTCGGCGCCGACTTACTGCTCTTCGACGACGACCTGTCGCCCTCGCAGGTGAAGAACCTCGAGAAGATCGTCGAGCTGCAGGTGATGGACCGCAGCGGCTTGATCCTCGAGATCTTCAGCCAGCGGGCGAGGACTCGCGAGGCCCGCACCCAGGTCGAGCTGGCCCGTCTGCGCTACGTGCTGCCGCGCCTCACCCGCATGTGGAAGCACCTTTCCCGGCAGGGCGGTGGCGTCGGTATCCGTGGTGGTGAGGGCGAAAAGCAGATCGAGGCCGACCGCCGTATCCTGCGCAACCAGATCGGCCGTCTCGAGAAGCAGCTCAAGAAGATCGAGCGCACCCGTTCGGTGCAGCGCCGGGGCCGCCGGGGCACCCTCTCGGTGGCGCTGGCGGGCTACACCAACGCCGGCAAGACCACCCTCTTCAACCGTCTCACCGGCGCCGGCGAAAAGGCCCAGAACCTGCTCTTCGCCACCCTCGATGCGCGCCTGCGGAAAGGCGCCTTGGCGCCCGGCCGGATCGCCGTTTTCGCCGACACCGTCGGCTTCATTCGCAAGCTGCCGCATCACCTCGTGTCGTCCTTCCGCAGCACCCTCGAAGAAGCCACCGCCGCCGATCTGGTGCTGCACGTCATCGACCGCAGCCATCCGATCTGGGAAGACCAGGCCAACGTCGCCGAGGACGTTCTCGCCGAGCTCGGCGTCGAGCCCGAGCGCCTGATGCGGGTCTACAACAAGGCCGACCGCCTCTTCGCCGAGGGCGCTTCCTGGCCGGCGCCCGTCGACAACGAAGGCGTCTGGGTCTCGGCCCTGAGCGGCGAGGGTCTCGACGTCCTCAAAGAAGAGATCCTGAAGCGTGCCGAGCTCCTCGGCCAGCCGGTTCCCAGCGCCTGGCCCGAGCCCGTGGTGGCGCCGGCCGAGGCGGTCGTCGAGGGTCTTCCCGGGGGCTCCGAAGAGGGTCGTTGA